The Strigops habroptila isolate Jane chromosome 13, bStrHab1.2.pri, whole genome shotgun sequence genome contains a region encoding:
- the ZMYND8 gene encoding protein kinase C-binding protein 1 isoform X11 translates to MHPQSLAEEEIKAEQEVVEGMDISTRSKDPGSAERTAQKRKFPSPPHSSNGHSPQDASTSPIKKKKKPGLLNSNNKEQDGRNDFYCWVCHREGQVLCCELCPRVYHAKCLKLTAEPEGDWFCPECEKITVAECIETQSKAMTMLTIEQLSYLLKFALQKMKQPGTEPFQKPVSLDQHPDYAEYIFHPMDLCTLEKNVKKKMYGCTEAFLADAKWILHNCIIYNGGNHKLTQTAKVIIKICEHEMNEIEVCPECYLAACQKRENWFCEPCSNPHPLVWAKLKGFPFWPAKALRDKDGQVDARFFGQHDRAWVPINNCYLMSKEIPFSVKKTKSIFNSAMQEMEVYVDNIRRKFGVFNYAPFRTPYTPNNQYQMLLDPANPTAGTAKTDKQEKIKLNFDMTASPKILMSKSMLSSSTGRRISLTDMPRSPMSTNSSVHTGSDVEQDAEKKATSSHFSASEESMDFIEKNTASPAPTRTGQAGSLSGSPKPFSPQASTPISAKQERTSTPGSILNLNLDRSKAEMDLKELSESVQQQTTPVQLISPKRQIRSRFQLNLDKTIESCKAQLGINEISEAVYTAVEHSDSEDSEKSDTSDSEYSDEDQKSKNDQEDGEDKEGTRSDKESLSLKKKPKPPAQNEDKEELKSTSPEVEKTDDLVKEKAITDTEKEFSEKGKSLQHPAKEKLKGKDETDSPTVHLGLDSDSESELVIDLGDDHCGREGRKTKKDSKETPPKQDVVGKTPPSSSASTQPLPETPVLTRSAAQTPPAGVTATTSASSTVSAPSAATGSPVKKQRPLLPKETAPAVQRVVWNSSNKFQTSSQKWHMQKVQRQQQQQQSQQSQSQQPQSSQGTRYQTRQAVKAVQQKEITQSTSTSTITLVTSTQPISMVTSSGSASTLSSSVNTDLPIATASADVAADIAKYTSKMMDAIKGTMTEIYNDLSKNTTGSTIAEIRRLRIEIEKLQWLHQQELSEMKHNLELTMAEMRQSLEQERDRLIAEVKKQLELEKQQAVDETKKKQWCANCKKEAIFYCCWNTSYCDYPCQQAHWPEHMKSCTQSATATQQETDTEISTETLNKSSQPSSSAQPTPTETASTPKEKEGSADKSKESVTIATGVTSNQPIKLVQVPQTTTYIPTTQPTIVSTISSFQVCSSSVPGIKIAQYFWGVVSVCCSIKR, encoded by the exons atcctggctctgctgaacgcacagcacagaaaaggaaatttccCAGCCCTCCACATTCCTCTAATGGCCACTCACCACAAGATGCATCAACAAGTcctataaaaaagaaaaagaagcctgGTCTATTGAACAGTAACAATAAAGAACAG GATGGACGGAATGATTTCTATTGCTGGGTTTGTCATCGGGAAGGCCAAGTCCTCTGCTGTGAACTCTGTCCTCGGGTTTATCATGCTAAGTGTCTGAAACTGACAGCGGAACCAGAGGGGGATTGGTTTTGCCCAGAATGTGAG AAAATCACAGTCGCAGAATGCATAGAAACACAGAGTAAAGCAATGACAATGCTCACCATTGAACAGCTATCATATTTACTGAAGTTTGcactacagaaaatgaaacagccaGGG ACAGAGCCATTTCAAAAGCCAGTTTCACTGGATCAACACCCAGATTATGCAGAATATATCTTTCATCCAATGGACCTTTGTACATTAGAGAAG aatgttaaaaagaaaatgtacgGTTGCACTGAAGCATTTTTGGCTGATGCCAAATGGATTTTGCACAACTGCATTATTTACAATGGGG GAAATCACAAATTGACACAAACAGCAAAAGTCATCATCAAAATCTGTGAGCATGAG atgaaTGAAATTGAAGTATGTCCGGAATGTTATTTAGCTGCTTGCCAAAAACGAGAAAATTGGTTTTGTGAGCCTTGT AGCAATCCCCACCCATTGGTCTGGGCTAAACTCAAAGGCTTTCCATTCTGGCCTGCTAAAGCACTGAGGGATAAAGATGGGCAAGTTGATGCCCGTTTCTTTGGCCAACACGACAG GGCCTGGGTTCCAATAAATAATTGCTACCTCATGTCTaaagaaattcctttttctgtgaaaaagacTAAAAGCATCTTCAATAGTGCAATGCAAGAAATGGAGGTTTATGTTGATAACATTCGTAGAAAATTTGGAGTATTTAATTACGCACCTTTCCGGACACCGTATACCCCCAACAATCAATACCAAATGTTACTGGACCCTGCAAACCCAACTGCTGGAACTGCAAAGACAGACAAACAAGAGAAAATCAAACTGAACTTTGATATGACAGCATCGCCCAAGATTCTAATGAGCAAGTCTATGCTGAGCAGTAGTACTGGTCGTAGGATTTCACTGACAGATATGCCACGGTCACCAATGAGTACAAACTCATCAGTTCACACTGGATCTGATGTTGAACAGgatgcagagaaaaaagcaacTTCCAGTCATTTTAGTGCCAGTGAAGAATCCATGGACTTTATTGAGAAAAATACAG cttctccagcacCAACAAGAACGGGTCAAGCAGGGAGCTTGTCAGGCAGCCCCAAACCTTTCTCTCCTCAAGCATCAACACCAATTTCTGCTAAGCAAGAAAGAACTTCCACTCCAGGAAGCATTCTGAATCTGAATCTTG atCGTAGCAAAGCTGAGATGGATCTGAAAGAGCTGAGTGAGTCAGTCCAACAGCAGACCACTCCTGTGCAACTCATTTCACCCAAACGACAGATACGTAGTAGGTTCCAGCTTAATCTTGACAAGACAATAGAGAGTTGTAAAGCACAACTTG GAATAAATGAAATATCTGAAGCTGTTTATACTGCAGTAGAACACAGTGACTCTGAAGATTCTGAAAAATCCGACACCAGTGACAGTGAATATAGTGATGAGGATCAGAAATCAAAGAATGATCAAGAAGATGGAGAGGACAAAGAAGGTACAAGAAGTGACAAAGAATCAttgagcttaaaaaaaaaacctaagccCCCAGCacaaaatgaagacaaagagGAACTTAAAAGCACAAGTCCAGAAGTGGAGAAAACAGATGACCTGGTCAAAGAAAAGGCAATTacagacactgaaaaagaattttctgaaaaggggaaaagtttACAGcatcctgcaaaagaaaaactgaaaggtAAAGATGAAACCGACTCCCCAACTGTGCATCTAGGACTGGACTCCGATTCGGAGAGTGAACTTGTCATCGATCTAGGAGATGATCATTGTGGCcgtgaaggaaggaaaaccaagaaagacTCTAAAGAAACTCCTCCTAAACAAGATG TTGTAGGTAAAACTCCACCTTCCTCCAGTGCAAGCACTCAGCCTCTACCAGAAACTCCAGTACTTACTCGCTCTGCAGCCCAGACTCCACCAGCTGGTGTGACAGCCACTACTAGTGCTTCTTCTACTGTTAGTGCTCCATCTGCAGCCACTGGAAGCCCCGTGAAAAAGCAGAGGCCTCTGCTGCCGAAGGAGACAGCCCCTGCTGTGCAGCGTGTGGTGTGGAATTCCTCAAATAAATTTCAGACATCTTCTCAGAAATGGCACATGCAGAAGGTGCAGagacagcagcaacagcagcagagccagcagtCTCAGTCACAGCAACCTCAGTCCTCTCAAGGGACAAGATATCAGACAAGACAAGCAGTTAAAG CTGTGCAGCAAAAAGAGATCACCCAGAGCACTTCCACTTCCACTATAACCTTGGTTACAAGTACTCAACCTATTTCTATGGTTACCAGTTCTGGATCTGCAAGTACACTTTCTTCCTCAGTTAATACAGACTTGCCAATTGCAACAGCTTCAGCTGATGTGGCTGCAGATATTGCTAAATACACTAGCAAA atgATGGATGCCATCAAAGGAACAATGACTGAAATATATAATGATCTTTCAAAAAATACTACTGGAAGTACAATAGCTGAG atCCGGCGTTTGAGGATTGAGATAGAAAAACTTCAATGGTTACATCAACAGGAACTCTCAGAAATGAAGCATAATCTAG AACTGACAATGGCTGAAATGCGTCAGAGTCTAGAACAAGAACGGGATCGTTTGATCGCTGAAGTGAAGAAGCAGCTGGaattggaaaagcagcaagcagtgGATGAAACTAAAAAGAAGCAGTGGTGTGCTAACTGCAAGAAAGAGGccattttttattgctgttggaATACTAGCTACTGTGACTATCCCTGCCAACAAGCTCACTGGCCTGAGCACATGAAATCTTGCACACAGTCAG cTACTGCAACACAGCAAGAAACAGATACTGAAATTAgcacagaaacattaaataaatcatCCCAGCCCAGTTCAAGTGCGCAGCCTACACCCACAGAAACAGCCAGCACCCCGAAGGAAAAGGAAGGTTCAGctgataaaagcaaagaaagtgtTACA aTAGCAACAGGTGTGACAAGCAACCAGCCTATAAAACTGGTCCAGGTACCGCAGACCACCACCTATATTCCAACTACTCAACCCACAATTGTAAGTACAATATCATCATTTCAAGTCTGCAGTAGTAGTGTTCCTGGCATTAAAATTGCTCAGTATTTCTGGGGGGTTGTCTCCGTCTGCTGTTCTATCAAGAGATGA
- the ZMYND8 gene encoding protein kinase C-binding protein 1 isoform X13: MKQPLTTDPVDVVPQDGRNDFYCWVCHREGQVLCCELCPRVYHAKCLKLTAEPEGDWFCPECEKITVAECIETQSKAMTMLTIEQLSYLLKFALQKMKQPGTEPFQKPVSLDQHPDYAEYIFHPMDLCTLEKNVKKKMYGCTEAFLADAKWILHNCIIYNGGNHKLTQTAKVIIKICEHEMNEIEVCPECYLAACQKRENWFCEPCSNPHPLVWAKLKGFPFWPAKALRDKDGQVDARFFGQHDRAWVPINNCYLMSKEIPFSVKKTKSIFNSAMQEMEVYVDNIRRKFGVFNYAPFRTPYTPNNQYQMLLDPANPTAGTAKTDKQEKIKLNFDMTASPKILMSKSMLSSSTGRRISLTDMPRSPMSTNSSVHTGSDVEQDAEKKATSSHFSASEESMDFIEKNTASPAPTRTGQAGSLSGSPKPFSPQASTPISAKQERTSTPGSILNLNLDRSKAEMDLKELSESVQQQTTPVQLISPKRQIRSRFQLNLDKTIESCKAQLGINEISEAVYTAVEHSDSEDSEKSDTSDSEYSDEDQKSKNDQEDGEDKEGTRSDKESLSLKKKPKPPAQNEDKEELKSTSPEVEKTDDLVKEKAITDTEKEFSEKGKSLQHPAKEKLKGKDETDSPTVHLGLDSDSESELVIDLGDDHCGREGRKTKKDSKETPPKQDVVGKTPPSSSASTQPLPETPVLTRSAAQTPPAGVTATTSASSTVSAPSAATGSPVKKQRPLLPKETAPAVQRVVWNSSNKFQTSSQKWHMQKVQRQQQQQQSQQSQSQQPQSSQGTRYQTRQAVKAVQQKEITQSTSTSTITLVTSTQPISMVTSSGSASTLSSSVNTDLPIATASADVAADIAKYTSKMMDAIKGTMTEIYNDLSKNTTGSTIAEIRRLRIEIEKLQWLHQQELSEMKHNLELTMAEMRQSLEQERDRLIAEVKKQLELEKQQAVDETKKKQWCANCKKEAIFYCCWNTSYCDYPCQQAHWPEHMKSCTQSATATQQETDTEISTETLNKSSQPSSSAQPTPTETASTPKEKEGSADKSKESVTIATGVTSNQPIKLVQVPQTTTYIPTTQPTIVSTISSFQVCSSSVPGIKIAQYFWGVVSVCCSIKR, translated from the exons ATGAAGCAGCCACTCACCACAGACCCTGTTGATGTTGTACCACAGGATGGACGGAATGATTTCTATTGCTGGGTTTGTCATCGGGAAGGCCAAGTCCTCTGCTGTGAACTCTGTCCTCGGGTTTATCATGCTAAGTGTCTGAAACTGACAGCGGAACCAGAGGGGGATTGGTTTTGCCCAGAATGTGAG AAAATCACAGTCGCAGAATGCATAGAAACACAGAGTAAAGCAATGACAATGCTCACCATTGAACAGCTATCATATTTACTGAAGTTTGcactacagaaaatgaaacagccaGGG ACAGAGCCATTTCAAAAGCCAGTTTCACTGGATCAACACCCAGATTATGCAGAATATATCTTTCATCCAATGGACCTTTGTACATTAGAGAAG aatgttaaaaagaaaatgtacgGTTGCACTGAAGCATTTTTGGCTGATGCCAAATGGATTTTGCACAACTGCATTATTTACAATGGGG GAAATCACAAATTGACACAAACAGCAAAAGTCATCATCAAAATCTGTGAGCATGAG atgaaTGAAATTGAAGTATGTCCGGAATGTTATTTAGCTGCTTGCCAAAAACGAGAAAATTGGTTTTGTGAGCCTTGT AGCAATCCCCACCCATTGGTCTGGGCTAAACTCAAAGGCTTTCCATTCTGGCCTGCTAAAGCACTGAGGGATAAAGATGGGCAAGTTGATGCCCGTTTCTTTGGCCAACACGACAG GGCCTGGGTTCCAATAAATAATTGCTACCTCATGTCTaaagaaattcctttttctgtgaaaaagacTAAAAGCATCTTCAATAGTGCAATGCAAGAAATGGAGGTTTATGTTGATAACATTCGTAGAAAATTTGGAGTATTTAATTACGCACCTTTCCGGACACCGTATACCCCCAACAATCAATACCAAATGTTACTGGACCCTGCAAACCCAACTGCTGGAACTGCAAAGACAGACAAACAAGAGAAAATCAAACTGAACTTTGATATGACAGCATCGCCCAAGATTCTAATGAGCAAGTCTATGCTGAGCAGTAGTACTGGTCGTAGGATTTCACTGACAGATATGCCACGGTCACCAATGAGTACAAACTCATCAGTTCACACTGGATCTGATGTTGAACAGgatgcagagaaaaaagcaacTTCCAGTCATTTTAGTGCCAGTGAAGAATCCATGGACTTTATTGAGAAAAATACAG cttctccagcacCAACAAGAACGGGTCAAGCAGGGAGCTTGTCAGGCAGCCCCAAACCTTTCTCTCCTCAAGCATCAACACCAATTTCTGCTAAGCAAGAAAGAACTTCCACTCCAGGAAGCATTCTGAATCTGAATCTTG atCGTAGCAAAGCTGAGATGGATCTGAAAGAGCTGAGTGAGTCAGTCCAACAGCAGACCACTCCTGTGCAACTCATTTCACCCAAACGACAGATACGTAGTAGGTTCCAGCTTAATCTTGACAAGACAATAGAGAGTTGTAAAGCACAACTTG GAATAAATGAAATATCTGAAGCTGTTTATACTGCAGTAGAACACAGTGACTCTGAAGATTCTGAAAAATCCGACACCAGTGACAGTGAATATAGTGATGAGGATCAGAAATCAAAGAATGATCAAGAAGATGGAGAGGACAAAGAAGGTACAAGAAGTGACAAAGAATCAttgagcttaaaaaaaaaacctaagccCCCAGCacaaaatgaagacaaagagGAACTTAAAAGCACAAGTCCAGAAGTGGAGAAAACAGATGACCTGGTCAAAGAAAAGGCAATTacagacactgaaaaagaattttctgaaaaggggaaaagtttACAGcatcctgcaaaagaaaaactgaaaggtAAAGATGAAACCGACTCCCCAACTGTGCATCTAGGACTGGACTCCGATTCGGAGAGTGAACTTGTCATCGATCTAGGAGATGATCATTGTGGCcgtgaaggaaggaaaaccaagaaagacTCTAAAGAAACTCCTCCTAAACAAGATG TTGTAGGTAAAACTCCACCTTCCTCCAGTGCAAGCACTCAGCCTCTACCAGAAACTCCAGTACTTACTCGCTCTGCAGCCCAGACTCCACCAGCTGGTGTGACAGCCACTACTAGTGCTTCTTCTACTGTTAGTGCTCCATCTGCAGCCACTGGAAGCCCCGTGAAAAAGCAGAGGCCTCTGCTGCCGAAGGAGACAGCCCCTGCTGTGCAGCGTGTGGTGTGGAATTCCTCAAATAAATTTCAGACATCTTCTCAGAAATGGCACATGCAGAAGGTGCAGagacagcagcaacagcagcagagccagcagtCTCAGTCACAGCAACCTCAGTCCTCTCAAGGGACAAGATATCAGACAAGACAAGCAGTTAAAG CTGTGCAGCAAAAAGAGATCACCCAGAGCACTTCCACTTCCACTATAACCTTGGTTACAAGTACTCAACCTATTTCTATGGTTACCAGTTCTGGATCTGCAAGTACACTTTCTTCCTCAGTTAATACAGACTTGCCAATTGCAACAGCTTCAGCTGATGTGGCTGCAGATATTGCTAAATACACTAGCAAA atgATGGATGCCATCAAAGGAACAATGACTGAAATATATAATGATCTTTCAAAAAATACTACTGGAAGTACAATAGCTGAG atCCGGCGTTTGAGGATTGAGATAGAAAAACTTCAATGGTTACATCAACAGGAACTCTCAGAAATGAAGCATAATCTAG AACTGACAATGGCTGAAATGCGTCAGAGTCTAGAACAAGAACGGGATCGTTTGATCGCTGAAGTGAAGAAGCAGCTGGaattggaaaagcagcaagcagtgGATGAAACTAAAAAGAAGCAGTGGTGTGCTAACTGCAAGAAAGAGGccattttttattgctgttggaATACTAGCTACTGTGACTATCCCTGCCAACAAGCTCACTGGCCTGAGCACATGAAATCTTGCACACAGTCAG cTACTGCAACACAGCAAGAAACAGATACTGAAATTAgcacagaaacattaaataaatcatCCCAGCCCAGTTCAAGTGCGCAGCCTACACCCACAGAAACAGCCAGCACCCCGAAGGAAAAGGAAGGTTCAGctgataaaagcaaagaaagtgtTACA aTAGCAACAGGTGTGACAAGCAACCAGCCTATAAAACTGGTCCAGGTACCGCAGACCACCACCTATATTCCAACTACTCAACCCACAATTGTAAGTACAATATCATCATTTCAAGTCTGCAGTAGTAGTGTTCCTGGCATTAAAATTGCTCAGTATTTCTGGGGGGTTGTCTCCGTCTGCTGTTCTATCAAGAGATGA